In one window of Pseudodesulfovibrio sediminis DNA:
- the miaB gene encoding tRNA (N6-isopentenyl adenosine(37)-C2)-methylthiotransferase MiaB: MKFHIITFGCQMNVHDSQWLSAALESRGWQEAGEDDAQVYILNTCSVRDKPEQKVYSELGRVAAHVKRDETVFAAVGGCVAQQIGKGFFDRFPFVKLVFGSDGIANAPNALESIAQGKEDRLALLDFVSIYEEREQPAEMTISVPETRQAFVNIMQGCDNFCSYCIVPYTRGRQKSRRPDAIVQECRALVEGGVRELTLLGQNVNSFGQDKGGVGVSFADLLTSVAAIEGLDRLRFTTSHPKDIAPEVITAFGELENLCPSLHLPLQAGSDAVLKSMRRKYDRDRYLSIVDGLKVARPDISLTTDLIVGFPGETEDDFQQTLEMVERVGFESSFSFKYSDRPGVAAVNMEPKVDPEEASSRLMRLQTLQNKITRECLKKLVGAETDAFIEGLSRKQDGDATSWKGRDPAGRIINVPMEQQSGLVGMMVPVKIKEAKKHSLNGERVGEPW; encoded by the coding sequence ATGAAATTCCACATCATCACCTTCGGGTGTCAGATGAACGTACACGATTCTCAATGGCTTTCCGCCGCCCTCGAAAGTCGAGGGTGGCAGGAAGCCGGTGAAGACGACGCACAAGTATACATTTTGAATACCTGTAGTGTTCGGGATAAGCCTGAACAGAAAGTATACAGTGAACTTGGCCGTGTGGCTGCCCATGTAAAGCGGGACGAAACCGTTTTCGCTGCCGTGGGGGGATGTGTTGCCCAGCAGATCGGGAAAGGCTTTTTCGACCGCTTTCCCTTTGTCAAACTTGTCTTTGGGTCAGACGGCATTGCGAATGCTCCCAATGCCTTGGAGAGCATCGCGCAAGGCAAGGAAGACCGTCTAGCCTTGTTGGATTTTGTTTCTATTTATGAGGAACGGGAACAACCTGCGGAAATGACAATCTCCGTGCCGGAAACACGACAGGCCTTTGTCAATATTATGCAGGGGTGCGACAATTTCTGCTCCTACTGTATTGTTCCCTATACTCGAGGACGACAGAAATCCCGCAGGCCGGACGCCATCGTGCAGGAATGCAGGGCTCTGGTCGAAGGCGGGGTTAGAGAGCTGACCCTGCTTGGACAAAATGTGAACAGCTTTGGTCAGGACAAGGGTGGCGTCGGTGTCAGTTTTGCCGACCTGTTGACCTCTGTTGCCGCTATCGAAGGCCTGGATCGTTTGCGGTTCACGACCTCTCATCCAAAGGACATAGCACCGGAAGTCATTACAGCGTTCGGTGAACTTGAGAATCTGTGCCCGTCCCTGCATCTTCCCTTGCAGGCTGGTTCTGACGCAGTGCTCAAGTCCATGCGTCGGAAATATGACCGGGATCGGTATCTTTCCATTGTCGATGGCCTGAAGGTCGCGCGCCCTGATATTTCTCTGACTACGGACCTCATAGTTGGCTTTCCCGGCGAAACAGAAGACGATTTTCAGCAGACGCTTGAAATGGTCGAAAGGGTTGGATTTGAATCCAGCTTTTCCTTCAAATATTCGGATCGCCCCGGAGTGGCGGCGGTGAATATGGAGCCCAAGGTTGATCCAGAGGAAGCCTCAAGTCGACTGATGCGCTTGCAGACACTGCAAAATAAGATTACTAGAGAATGTCTAAAGAAATTGGTGGGTGCTGAAACGGATGCATTCATCGAAGGATTGAGCCGTAAGCAGGATGGTGATGCAACCTCCTGGAAAGGGCGTGATCCAGCCGGGCGAATTATCAATGTTCCCATGGAACAGCAGAGTGGCCTTGTGGGCATGATGGTCCCGGTGAAAATCAAAGAAGCGAAAAAGCACTCCCTGAATGGCGAGAGGGTAGGCGAACCGTGGTAA
- a CDS encoding carbohydrate kinase family protein gives MQIYISGSLAFDRIMTFPDKFSNHILPDKIHILNVCFLVDGLEERFGGTAGNIAYTLSLLDTKGVILSQVGKDFTAYDERLQQYGISVEGIRTIDTEFTAGAYITTDKADNQITGFNPGAMKYPCQYDMSKIDDSEALGIISPTNLSDMIDHPKYYRENGIPFIFDPGQQIPAFTGDQLKEAFMGAEILITNDYELEMIMNSTEMTKDEIIDSVAYLITTLGEKGSVVNCKGEETTIGVAPANAVVDPTGAGDAYRSGLLKGLSMGKTVVDACKLGAVCATYAVEKNGTQEHSFTMEEFTERYETSFGTLEG, from the coding sequence ATGCAAATCTACATTTCCGGGTCTTTGGCCTTTGACCGTATCATGACGTTTCCCGACAAGTTCTCCAACCATATTTTGCCGGATAAAATACATATTTTGAATGTCTGCTTTTTGGTGGACGGCCTTGAAGAACGCTTTGGCGGGACCGCAGGCAATATCGCTTACACTTTGTCCCTGCTCGACACCAAAGGCGTTATTCTGAGCCAGGTGGGCAAGGATTTTACCGCCTATGATGAACGGTTGCAGCAGTACGGTATTTCCGTGGAAGGTATCCGTACCATTGATACCGAATTCACTGCCGGTGCATATATTACTACTGACAAAGCAGATAATCAGATTACCGGTTTCAATCCCGGCGCTATGAAATATCCCTGCCAGTACGATATGTCCAAGATCGATGACTCCGAGGCGCTCGGTATCATCTCTCCCACCAACCTGAGCGACATGATTGATCACCCCAAGTATTATCGTGAGAACGGCATCCCGTTTATTTTTGATCCTGGTCAGCAGATTCCGGCATTCACCGGCGATCAACTGAAAGAGGCTTTCATGGGAGCCGAAATCCTGATCACCAATGACTATGAATTGGAAATGATCATGAATTCCACTGAGATGACCAAGGATGAGATCATTGATTCTGTTGCCTATCTCATCACGACCCTCGGTGAAAAAGGTTCTGTCGTGAACTGCAAGGGTGAAGAAACAACCATTGGCGTTGCTCCGGCAAACGCTGTGGTCGATCCGACCGGTGCCGGCGACGCCTACCGTTCTGGTCTTCTCAAAGGGCTGTCCATGGGGAAAACAGTCGTGGATGCCTGCAAGCTCGGCGCTGTCTGCGCCACGTACGCCGTGGAAAAAAACGGCACTCAGGAGCACTCCTTCACGATGGAAGAATTCACAGAAAGATACGAAACAAGTTTCGGTACATTAGAAGGTTGA
- the cutA gene encoding divalent-cation tolerance protein CutA encodes MAVSFVYMTCETRAEAENIGSVLVERRLAACVNILGGMQSMYWWQGRVEKSEEAVLIAKTRDALVDELTEAVKAMHSYDVPCVVALSITNGNPDFLQWVAAETTQE; translated from the coding sequence ATGGCAGTATCCTTTGTGTATATGACCTGCGAAACCAGGGCGGAGGCCGAGAATATCGGTTCTGTGCTTGTGGAACGCAGGCTTGCGGCCTGTGTGAATATACTTGGTGGCATGCAGTCAATGTATTGGTGGCAGGGCCGGGTGGAGAAGTCTGAAGAAGCTGTTCTCATAGCGAAAACCCGGGACGCCTTGGTGGATGAACTGACTGAGGCAGTCAAGGCCATGCACAGTTATGATGTCCCGTGTGTGGTCGCGCTGTCCATAACGAACGGCAACCCTGATTTTCTTCAGTGGGTGGCGGCAGAAACCACTCAGGAGTAG
- the nth gene encoding endonuclease III: MKKKERAAEIYTRLAKRYPSPEPALTWSTPWELLVATALSAQCTDERVNKVTPVFFERWPDIKDAADADVTEIEEVVRSTGFFRNKAKNIKAAATRIMSEYGGEVPQSMAALITLGGVARKTASIVLSNAFNINEGIAVDTHVKRLAFRMGLTTKTDPIPIEKDLMPLYPRDQWGEINHFLVFYGREICPARNPKCAICELNDICPKKGVK, from the coding sequence ATGAAAAAGAAAGAACGCGCTGCAGAAATCTATACTCGTCTGGCCAAACGCTATCCCTCACCCGAGCCTGCCCTGACTTGGTCCACTCCCTGGGAGCTGCTGGTCGCCACGGCCTTGTCCGCTCAGTGTACCGATGAAAGGGTAAACAAGGTAACCCCCGTATTTTTCGAGCGCTGGCCTGATATTAAGGATGCAGCTGATGCGGACGTCACCGAAATTGAAGAAGTGGTTCGATCCACAGGGTTCTTTCGCAACAAGGCGAAGAATATCAAAGCCGCAGCCACACGCATAATGAGTGAATATGGCGGCGAGGTACCTCAATCCATGGCAGCACTCATCACTCTTGGCGGCGTAGCCCGTAAAACGGCCAGCATCGTTCTCTCAAACGCCTTCAACATCAACGAAGGCATTGCGGTGGATACCCATGTAAAAAGACTTGCATTTCGCATGGGACTGACCACCAAAACGGACCCTATTCCCATTGAAAAAGATCTCATGCCACTCTATCCCCGCGATCAATGGGGCGAAATCAATCACTTCCTCGTATTTTACGGCCGCGAAATCTGTCCGGCCCGCAACCCCAAATGCGCCATTTGTGAACTCAATGACATCTGTCCCAAAAAGGGAGTCAAATAA
- the tgt gene encoding tRNA guanosine(34) transglycosylase Tgt: MTKPGNFTVHATDGQARRATLSTAHGDIQTPIFMPVGTQGTVKSLTPRDLEEMEAQIILGNTYHLYLRPGDELVARRGGLHKFSNWNRPILTDSGGFQVFSLQGIRKLSEEGVEFRSYIDGSKHFFSPEKAIDIQKNLGSDIMMVLDECVGYGNDRKYTEKSLEMTTRWAQRCRDHYPKGSGQQLMFGIVQGGFHKDLREKSLEQLSEIDFEGFAIGGLSVGESTEEMYDILHHITPKMPENKPRYLMGVGTPLDLLEGVSAGVDMFDCVLPSRNARNGTLFTSMGKINIKRAEFAEDDSPLDPNCGCYTCQNFSKAYLRHLYQAKELLSYRLNTYHNLYFYLDLMKQIRAAIEEGTFEALKARYEAAYAVK; encoded by the coding sequence ATGACCAAACCCGGTAACTTCACTGTTCATGCCACAGACGGCCAGGCTCGCCGAGCCACATTGAGCACAGCCCATGGCGATATTCAGACGCCCATTTTCATGCCTGTTGGCACCCAAGGGACAGTCAAAAGCCTGACCCCGCGTGATCTGGAAGAAATGGAAGCACAGATCATTCTGGGCAACACCTATCACCTCTACCTGCGTCCGGGAGATGAACTGGTCGCCCGACGCGGTGGTCTGCATAAATTTTCCAATTGGAATCGCCCCATCCTGACTGACAGCGGCGGCTTTCAAGTGTTCAGCCTGCAAGGCATTCGCAAACTGTCGGAAGAAGGTGTTGAATTCCGCTCATACATCGACGGCTCCAAGCATTTCTTCTCTCCTGAAAAAGCCATCGACATTCAGAAGAACCTCGGCTCGGATATCATGATGGTTCTGGACGAGTGCGTAGGCTACGGCAATGATCGCAAATACACTGAAAAATCACTGGAAATGACCACACGCTGGGCACAGCGCTGTCGCGACCATTACCCCAAAGGGTCGGGCCAGCAGCTCATGTTTGGTATTGTTCAAGGTGGATTTCACAAGGATCTTCGTGAAAAGAGTCTGGAACAACTCAGTGAAATCGACTTTGAAGGATTTGCCATCGGCGGCTTGTCTGTAGGGGAATCAACGGAAGAAATGTACGACATCCTTCATCACATCACTCCCAAAATGCCGGAGAACAAACCTCGGTATCTCATGGGCGTGGGCACCCCGCTTGATCTGCTCGAAGGCGTCTCTGCCGGTGTGGATATGTTCGACTGCGTCCTGCCGTCACGCAATGCTCGCAATGGCACCCTGTTCACTTCCATGGGCAAGATCAACATCAAACGAGCCGAGTTCGCCGAAGACGATTCTCCGCTCGACCCGAACTGTGGCTGCTATACCTGTCAGAACTTCAGCAAAGCCTATTTGCGTCATCTGTATCAGGCCAAGGAATTGCTTTCCTACAGGCTCAACACCTACCACAACCTCTATTTCTATCTGGACCTGATGAAACAAATTCGGGCGGCAATTGAGGAGGGCACCTTTGAAGCGCTCAAGGCACGCTACGAAGCCGCATATGCTGTAAAGTAA
- a CDS encoding YihY/virulence factor BrkB family protein, which produces MCAAKFDQTSKRVKNHFKEGIWVRSTADTPIYVRIWRGFWRLLYLVGFGFVKDQTIIRAAALTFTTILSIVPFLAVAFSISKGFGLQNTEFIRSLILKMTTGRVEVADKIIEYIDRTNVQALGWVGVATLLFTVFSLIGTTEKAFNTIWNIRRGRSAWRKVADFFPVILICPMVLIVASSFNISLQQQQMVAGVLSVETISLLQAFVLKVTPYFLIAFAFAFMYAFIPNTRVDMGAALIGGTVGGILWQMAQWLYITWQIGAAKYNAIYGSFAQLPVLLIWIYISWVIVLLGSQVSYAWQNLNSFVKQRYFGQATPFERQKLAVLMMVVLAKRFYESKPLPSVEEISDGLMAPTALVSDLFTLLQKAGYTVLADVQGCEVFAPARSLDNIRILDVVRVVNMDGEHRVYKEFASKFAFLDVLFGELGKSTASSEANLTLLECAQTYPDSVLEIAPEDKDMGTCLPHP; this is translated from the coding sequence ATGTGCGCAGCCAAATTTGATCAGACATCGAAAAGGGTAAAGAACCACTTCAAGGAAGGGATATGGGTCCGCAGTACAGCTGACACGCCCATCTATGTTCGGATTTGGCGTGGCTTTTGGCGTCTTCTTTATCTGGTAGGATTCGGATTTGTAAAAGATCAGACCATAATCCGTGCGGCAGCCCTGACATTTACCACCATTTTGTCCATCGTGCCTTTTCTGGCTGTGGCCTTTTCCATTTCAAAAGGATTCGGCCTGCAGAATACGGAATTTATCAGATCACTCATTCTTAAAATGACTACCGGCAGGGTGGAAGTAGCTGACAAGATTATCGAGTATATTGATCGCACCAACGTTCAAGCCTTGGGCTGGGTCGGTGTGGCCACATTGCTGTTTACCGTTTTTTCACTCATAGGAACCACGGAAAAGGCGTTCAACACCATCTGGAATATCCGCCGGGGGCGGTCTGCATGGCGTAAGGTCGCTGACTTTTTTCCGGTCATCCTCATTTGCCCGATGGTGCTCATCGTCGCTTCCAGTTTTAACATCAGCCTGCAACAGCAGCAGATGGTGGCCGGTGTCCTGAGCGTGGAAACCATCAGTCTCCTGCAAGCCTTTGTGCTCAAGGTTACGCCGTATTTTCTGATCGCGTTTGCGTTTGCCTTCATGTACGCCTTCATCCCCAATACCAGGGTGGATATGGGGGCGGCACTGATTGGCGGCACTGTGGGTGGTATCTTGTGGCAGATGGCTCAGTGGCTCTACATCACCTGGCAGATCGGTGCGGCCAAATATAATGCTATTTACGGGAGCTTTGCACAGTTGCCGGTGCTGCTGATCTGGATCTATATCAGCTGGGTCATAGTCCTGCTTGGTTCACAGGTCAGTTATGCTTGGCAGAATCTCAATTCATTCGTGAAGCAACGATACTTTGGTCAGGCGACGCCGTTTGAGCGGCAGAAGCTGGCTGTTTTGATGATGGTAGTGCTGGCCAAGCGCTTTTATGAAAGCAAGCCGCTTCCTTCCGTGGAAGAGATTTCGGATGGCCTCATGGCGCCGACCGCATTGGTGTCGGATCTGTTTACCCTGTTGCAGAAAGCCGGCTACACTGTTCTGGCTGATGTACAGGGATGTGAAGTCTTCGCTCCTGCCAGGTCGCTGGATAATATTCGTATCCTTGATGTTGTCCGTGTAGTGAACATGGACGGCGAGCATCGGGTATACAAGGAGTTTGCCAGCAAGTTCGCTTTTCTGGATGTCCTTTTTGGAGAACTGGGAAAGAGTACCGCGAGCAGTGAGGCCAACCTGACTCTTTTGGAATGTGCGCAAACCTACCCGGACAGCGTTCTTGAGATCGCCCCGGAAGATAAAGACATGGGAACCTGCCTGCCACACCCCTGA
- a CDS encoding AsmA family protein: MFKRVCTIFIELLAFGVLVIGAVLFAVSFYIDTDDFRNEFTDILEKTSGRHVILNGDIDIALWPDFALEVSELSISEDPDYGDEVFATLKRVSIDISLLPLASNMVEVESIVVDGLEFTLIHSGEGHFNWQSMIQESETNPNSSASAILDDWTFYVHAVEVNDAEINFKDLPTEEEYRLSGISVKTGEIESGQDIPFILFSAFAWADQGIKSDLKLKGVVTLDEDGHAPKLKDATVSASLQFDALPKALQTGEISTSVDMDWEKGTVSLHNFQAQLLGLRAEGHLKSGDLSKKMDVSGHLTVHPFSPAEILAQFAPELSIDRIQGLKSGAVASFFHISEQGVEFKNLVLALDDFTLRGQAGFSGYSDPMFSFDLQGDTLDLEQYLPPKSESAGEPLKWDTFNLPLIAQLKGKGAIRVSGLKTGDELISDIRLKIDTSGASVRLAGSALRKGFSSFTGSADVAIEAAPKNIPVISLTAQLNGQSQAAGFPFFKQKGIQVGGAGTLTVDAGVSKVSCPPGGHVLDILKDLSATVAFSLGQGATRISDEDDEELFKLRYNKASVGLKMRPGEGGTDTSLQKRVTVSVKTRGGQGVEGITFDGEGDISLGVKTGSVKADDVSFSGYVSLSSLPKQAMRVETKGVAAYDSDVGIVEFENTSLRVLETTVTGSAKLTGLDGHFKVNGHLNLDQANPKRIVYLLTDYSIRTDDGEALKKVSMDTDFVVDTDGFALTDFKGSLDGMPFKAEIVGTGFLDPALAVSLSAGAFDLDRYLPPSDKLSVEEIRSGKEKKADPVDLPLAFLRFLNINGRATFQSFKLADIKTLGLNGVIRADKGNIHISKVTGDTYHGKLKGDWTGEVGATSLKTHLILTVTNMNAGLLMVDLASREYIKGETDVELDLTSQGGTDDAILENLGGTAFVRIVDGSYKFTGYNSRPVKGKKETAEQAVARRAKARTAFKKALARFLVEKGVFTAKEFTVEAPPVLQSSGTGNFSLSANTIDMDIRNDFVGVPSVTVELVGKLSDPQVKIPTGKIVNDTVFNILSLPEKSLEFVRDLILH; the protein is encoded by the coding sequence ATGTTCAAACGAGTCTGCACTATCTTCATTGAGTTGCTCGCCTTTGGCGTGCTCGTGATTGGTGCGGTCCTGTTTGCCGTTTCCTTTTACATAGATACCGATGATTTTCGTAACGAGTTTACGGATATTCTGGAAAAGACGAGCGGTCGTCATGTCATCCTGAACGGCGATATTGATATTGCTCTTTGGCCGGATTTCGCTCTTGAAGTCAGTGAGTTGAGTATCTCTGAAGACCCTGACTACGGCGATGAGGTCTTCGCCACCCTTAAGAGGGTGAGTATTGATATTTCTCTGCTCCCCCTGGCTTCCAACATGGTCGAAGTCGAATCCATTGTCGTTGATGGTTTGGAATTCACACTGATTCATAGCGGCGAAGGACATTTCAATTGGCAGTCAATGATACAGGAATCAGAGACAAATCCGAATTCTTCTGCCTCAGCCATTTTGGATGATTGGACATTTTATGTTCACGCTGTGGAAGTAAACGACGCTGAAATCAACTTCAAGGATCTGCCGACCGAGGAAGAGTACAGACTCAGCGGGATTTCAGTCAAAACAGGCGAAATCGAATCCGGTCAAGATATTCCCTTTATCCTTTTCAGTGCATTTGCCTGGGCGGATCAGGGCATCAAATCCGATTTGAAGTTGAAAGGGGTGGTGACCCTGGATGAAGACGGGCATGCCCCTAAGCTCAAAGATGCCACAGTCTCCGCTTCTCTCCAGTTTGATGCACTTCCCAAGGCGCTTCAGACCGGGGAGATCTCAACATCTGTAGATATGGATTGGGAAAAGGGGACTGTCAGTCTGCACAATTTTCAGGCTCAACTCTTGGGTCTTCGAGCAGAGGGGCATCTAAAAAGTGGTGATTTGAGCAAGAAAATGGACGTATCCGGGCATTTGACCGTACATCCGTTTTCTCCAGCTGAAATATTGGCTCAGTTTGCTCCTGAACTTTCAATTGATCGTATACAGGGCCTGAAAAGCGGGGCCGTAGCATCTTTTTTCCATATTTCTGAACAGGGTGTTGAGTTTAAGAATCTTGTCCTGGCTTTGGATGACTTTACTCTTCGTGGTCAGGCTGGTTTCAGCGGGTACTCAGATCCGATGTTTTCTTTTGATCTGCAGGGAGACACGCTTGATTTGGAGCAGTATCTCCCGCCAAAGTCCGAATCCGCTGGTGAACCGCTCAAGTGGGACACCTTCAATCTTCCCTTGATTGCGCAACTCAAAGGCAAGGGAGCGATACGTGTGAGTGGTCTCAAGACCGGTGATGAACTCATTTCGGATATTCGTCTGAAGATCGACACCAGTGGGGCCTCCGTTCGTTTGGCCGGATCTGCCTTGCGGAAAGGGTTTTCTTCTTTTACTGGCTCTGCGGATGTGGCGATAGAGGCAGCCCCAAAAAATATTCCGGTCATATCGCTGACAGCACAACTTAACGGACAGTCACAAGCTGCGGGATTTCCATTTTTCAAGCAGAAGGGAATTCAAGTCGGTGGAGCTGGTACGCTTACTGTGGATGCCGGTGTGTCCAAGGTGTCCTGTCCACCTGGGGGGCATGTTCTGGACATACTCAAGGACCTGTCTGCCACAGTGGCTTTCTCTCTTGGTCAGGGAGCGACTCGAATATCTGACGAGGATGACGAAGAGCTATTCAAACTGCGGTATAATAAGGCATCCGTGGGCTTGAAAATGCGGCCAGGAGAAGGGGGTACGGATACTTCCTTGCAGAAGCGTGTCACCGTTAGTGTGAAGACTCGCGGAGGCCAGGGAGTTGAAGGGATTACTTTTGACGGAGAGGGGGATATCTCCCTGGGCGTCAAAACCGGTTCAGTCAAAGCAGATGATGTTTCATTTTCCGGGTATGTTTCCCTTTCATCCCTTCCAAAGCAAGCAATGCGCGTGGAGACCAAGGGTGTTGCCGCATACGATTCCGATGTCGGGATTGTGGAATTCGAGAATACGTCTCTTCGGGTGCTGGAAACCACGGTCACTGGCTCTGCAAAACTGACAGGGCTCGACGGTCATTTCAAGGTGAACGGGCATTTGAACCTTGATCAGGCCAACCCCAAAAGAATTGTATACTTGCTGACGGACTATTCCATCCGAACCGATGATGGCGAGGCGTTGAAAAAAGTCAGTATGGATACTGATTTTGTTGTCGATACAGATGGTTTCGCCTTGACAGATTTCAAGGGTAGTCTGGATGGGATGCCATTCAAGGCCGAAATTGTCGGCACCGGTTTTCTTGATCCTGCTTTGGCTGTGTCTCTTTCAGCAGGAGCATTTGATTTGGATAGATATCTGCCGCCGTCTGACAAGCTCTCTGTCGAAGAAATACGTAGTGGTAAGGAAAAAAAGGCTGACCCGGTGGACCTTCCTCTGGCATTTCTGCGATTCCTGAACATTAACGGACGCGCGACCTTCCAGTCATTCAAACTTGCGGACATCAAGACACTGGGGTTGAACGGAGTTATTCGGGCAGACAAGGGAAATATTCATATTTCAAAAGTGACCGGCGACACGTATCATGGCAAGTTGAAAGGGGATTGGACAGGTGAAGTCGGAGCGACGTCCTTGAAAACCCATCTTATTTTGACAGTCACAAACATGAATGCGGGACTGCTGATGGTGGACCTTGCCAGCCGGGAGTATATCAAGGGTGAGACAGACGTTGAGCTTGATCTGACCAGTCAGGGCGGCACAGATGATGCCATTCTGGAGAACCTGGGAGGGACTGCGTTCGTTCGGATAGTGGATGGGTCGTATAAATTTACCGGCTATAATTCTCGACCAGTGAAAGGCAAAAAAGAGACGGCCGAACAAGCCGTTGCGCGACGAGCCAAAGCGAGAACCGCATTCAAAAAGGCTTTGGCCCGATTCCTTGTTGAAAAGGGTGTCTTCACCGCCAAGGAATTTACTGTGGAAGCGCCTCCTGTCCTGCAGTCGTCAGGTACAGGAAATTTCAGTTTGTCTGCAAACACCATTGATATGGATATCAGGAATGATTTTGTAGGGGTGCCAAGTGTTACTGTTGAACTGGTTGGAAAGCTGTCTGACCCTCAGGTCAAGATTCCGACTGGAAAAATTGTCAACGACACAGTGTTCAATATCCTCAGCCTTCCCGAAAAATCGTTGGAGTTTGTTCGGGATCTTATCCTGCACTAG
- a CDS encoding damage-control phosphatase ARMT1 family protein translates to MDTALECMPCFMNMAVKESQLACPDDYALQLEIVTTWGGMLSTLDLTQPPPAIARHLADLIRSKTNCGDLYALDKHEANTQVQALFPVLEERLAKVRSENGDALALALELAIIGNFIDRGVDIEFDLDEEIANVADTVPPTILEELKALAQPGAQVLILGDNTGEIVLDKLLVDEFQRRGCEVTYTVRSKPVINDATMADAISVGMTELCHVVESGVDTPGTILERCEPAFVERMHAADVIVSKGQGNFEALYNRFPGIFCAFKVKCPRVARETGLTLGESAFCRTLTSSHRD, encoded by the coding sequence ATGGATACCGCACTCGAATGTATGCCATGCTTCATGAACATGGCTGTCAAGGAATCTCAACTCGCCTGTCCTGATGATTATGCCCTCCAACTTGAGATAGTCACTACGTGGGGCGGCATGCTCTCCACATTGGATCTGACTCAACCTCCGCCTGCCATTGCCAGGCATCTCGCTGATCTTATTCGCTCCAAAACCAACTGTGGTGATCTCTATGCCCTGGATAAGCACGAAGCCAACACCCAGGTGCAGGCACTGTTTCCCGTGCTTGAAGAACGCCTGGCAAAGGTACGTTCTGAAAATGGTGACGCCTTGGCCCTGGCGCTTGAGTTGGCGATAATCGGTAATTTCATTGATCGTGGTGTTGATATCGAGTTTGATCTGGATGAGGAAATTGCCAATGTTGCTGACACTGTTCCTCCAACAATACTTGAAGAGTTGAAAGCGTTGGCTCAACCAGGAGCCCAAGTCCTTATCCTGGGAGATAATACGGGAGAAATCGTATTGGACAAGTTGTTGGTCGATGAATTTCAGCGTCGCGGCTGTGAAGTGACGTATACTGTTCGGTCCAAGCCTGTCATCAATGACGCGACCATGGCTGATGCAATCAGCGTCGGCATGACTGAGTTGTGCCATGTAGTGGAAAGTGGCGTGGACACGCCGGGAACTATTCTTGAGCGTTGTGAGCCTGCCTTTGTGGAGAGAATGCATGCAGCTGATGTCATAGTCAGTAAGGGCCAGGGTAACTTCGAAGCGTTGTATAATCGGTTTCCCGGCATCTTTTGCGCATTCAAGGTCAAATGCCCCAGGGTGGCCCGTGAAACAGGCCTGACTCTGGGAGAGAGTGCCTTCTGTCGCACTTTAACGTCATCCCATAGAGACTAA
- a CDS encoding LpxI family protein has product MTDKKMTIGLIAGGKQFPMLVAQGVKAKGHRLVAVGFTGHSNMDVASLADVWLEMKLGKLNKLISYLKSNGVEQIIMAGTIEKPKVMDIRHLDMRAIKLFVGKKNKGDTALLGLLAREFEHEGMPVVHAHVFLPELLTPEGVLTKRKPDEREWDDLRLSWQIAKELGRMDVGQCIVIREGIVAAVEALEGTDMAIRRGCEFGGKGCVVVKVFKPGQQEEVDLPSLGLDTIRTMVEGKAVCLGVEAGKSLFFDREAAIECADKAGITIVGLTSDSFQNS; this is encoded by the coding sequence ATGACAGATAAAAAAATGACCATCGGCTTGATTGCCGGAGGCAAACAGTTTCCCATGCTCGTCGCACAGGGAGTGAAAGCCAAAGGACATCGTTTGGTGGCGGTTGGCTTTACTGGCCATTCCAATATGGATGTCGCTTCTTTGGCTGATGTTTGGCTGGAGATGAAGCTTGGTAAATTAAACAAGCTCATTTCCTATCTCAAGTCAAACGGCGTCGAGCAGATCATCATGGCGGGTACTATTGAAAAGCCCAAGGTCATGGATATTCGGCATCTAGATATGCGGGCCATTAAATTGTTCGTGGGGAAAAAGAACAAGGGCGATACAGCGCTGTTGGGACTGTTGGCCAGAGAATTCGAGCATGAAGGTATGCCTGTTGTGCACGCTCATGTCTTTCTGCCTGAGTTGTTGACTCCTGAAGGCGTGCTCACTAAACGCAAGCCTGATGAGAGAGAGTGGGATGATCTTCGTCTTTCCTGGCAGATCGCCAAAGAATTGGGGCGAATGGACGTCGGTCAGTGCATCGTCATCCGCGAGGGTATAGTGGCCGCGGTGGAAGCGCTTGAAGGTACGGACATGGCTATCCGACGCGGATGTGAATTCGGCGGAAAAGGGTGTGTGGTCGTCAAGGTCTTCAAGCCTGGACAGCAGGAAGAAGTTGACCTTCCCAGCCTCGGTCTCGATACCATAAGAACCATGGTTGAAGGCAAGGCTGTCTGCCTTGGTGTAGAAGCTGGAAAATCCCTTTTTTTTGATCGAGAGGCCGCAATAGAGTGCGCAGATAAAGCCGGTATAACCATTGTCGGCTTGACCTCAGATTCATTTCAGAATTCTTAA